From bacterium, one genomic window encodes:
- a CDS encoding DHA2 family efflux MFS transporter permease subunit yields MSAAAAAAQPAEASPGISRAAFFIVLTAGLASLLEIVDTSIVNVAIPTMMGNLGATLEEIGWVVTGYIISNAIVLPISGWLGTRFGRRHYYITCILLFIAASVACGLAPNLWSLVVFRVVQGAAGGALLPTSQALIQEAFPGRRSGIGSALYGMVVIIGPTIGPPLGGYLTDHFGWRMIFNINLPLGLLAAFMAYLYIPDHASDGEHAAAHEKMRSAPVDVIGLTLLVVAVGCLQFVLERGEADDWFANPLILVFSIVAGICLPAFVWWELTHEHPIMDLRLYKNPALINGTIMMACVGGMLYGLIFFVPIFATNIMGMDATQTGNLFTPGAFVAGLMMPIIGSQLQKRDPRLFMIYGLVCVDFALLLLTGFTPQTTYWQMFWPLLIRGLGMAAIFIPVNAVVLGGFQGPALGQAAGILNLSRQLGGSLGIAILSTMFTKASTNAYEHLRQYISPLNPGFQQWSQQAQGMAYRFSNELGLMHPDNLLIKEAYFRVKKQAFVMAFDQMAWVMVIGFLVAGIPIFFMKRPSFMGKPTDGH; encoded by the coding sequence ATGTCCGCCGCCGCTGCCGCCGCCCAACCCGCCGAAGCCTCCCCCGGGATCTCCCGGGCGGCGTTCTTCATCGTTCTGACCGCGGGGCTCGCGTCCCTTTTGGAGATCGTGGACACCTCCATCGTGAACGTGGCCATCCCCACCATGATGGGCAACCTGGGCGCCACCCTGGAGGAGATCGGCTGGGTGGTGACGGGTTACATCATCTCCAACGCCATCGTGCTTCCCATCTCGGGCTGGCTGGGGACCCGCTTCGGCCGCCGCCACTACTACATCACCTGCATCCTGCTCTTCATCGCCGCCTCGGTGGCCTGCGGCCTGGCCCCCAATCTCTGGAGCCTGGTGGTCTTCCGCGTGGTCCAGGGGGCGGCGGGCGGCGCCCTGCTGCCCACTTCCCAGGCCCTCATCCAGGAGGCCTTCCCCGGCCGCCGCTCGGGGATCGGCAGCGCCCTTTACGGCATGGTGGTCATCATCGGTCCCACCATCGGCCCTCCCTTGGGCGGCTACCTGACCGACCATTTTGGCTGGCGGATGATCTTCAACATCAACCTTCCCCTGGGCCTGCTGGCCGCCTTCATGGCCTACCTCTACATCCCCGACCACGCCTCCGACGGCGAACACGCCGCGGCCCACGAGAAGATGCGTAGCGCCCCCGTGGACGTGATCGGCCTGACCCTGCTGGTGGTGGCCGTGGGCTGCCTGCAGTTCGTCCTGGAACGGGGCGAGGCCGACGACTGGTTCGCCAACCCCCTCATCCTGGTCTTTTCGATCGTGGCGGGGATCTGCCTGCCGGCCTTCGTCTGGTGGGAACTGACCCACGAGCACCCCATCATGGACCTGCGGCTTTACAAGAACCCGGCCCTCATCAACGGCACCATCATGATGGCCTGCGTGGGGGGCATGCTTTACGGGCTCATCTTCTTCGTGCCCATTTTCGCCACCAACATCATGGGCATGGACGCCACCCAGACGGGGAACCTCTTCACGCCGGGCGCCTTCGTGGCGGGGCTCATGATGCCCATCATCGGCAGCCAGCTCCAGAAACGGGACCCGCGGCTCTTCATGATCTATGGGCTGGTCTGCGTGGACTTCGCCCTCCTGCTCCTCACCGGGTTCACCCCCCAGACCACCTATTGGCAGATGTTCTGGCCGCTGCTCATCCGCGGATTGGGGATGGCCGCCATCTTCATTCCCGTGAACGCCGTGGTGTTGGGTGGCTTCCAGGGTCCGGCCTTGGGCCAGGCCGCGGGGATCCTGAACCTGTCGCGCCAGTTGGGGGGGAGCTTGGGGATCGCCATCCTCTCCACCATGTTCACCAAAGCCTCCACCAACGCCTATGAGCACCTGCGCCAATACATCAGCCCGCTCAACCCCGGCTTCCAGCAATGGTCCCAACAAGCCCAGGGGATGGCCTATCGATTCAGCAACGAATTGGGCCTGATGCACCCGGACAACCTGCTCATCAAGGAAGCCTATTTCCGGGTGAAGAAGCAGGCTTTCGTCATGGCCTTCGACCAGATGGCCTGGGTGATGGTGATCGGCTTCCTGGTGGCGGGCATCCCCATCTTCTTCATGAAACGGCCCTCTTTCATGGGAAAGCCCACCGACGGTCATTAA
- a CDS encoding antibiotic biosynthesis monooxygenase family protein encodes MEIVLIDEFNVPPAAREAFLERARGVQTFLRTLPGFVEGHLYERTQGEASDFVTTAVWRDEAAYRNARDQAAQEFERQGLDPAEFREKNHITARRGLFQRSSY; translated from the coding sequence ATGGAGATCGTCCTGATCGATGAGTTCAACGTGCCCCCAGCCGCCCGGGAGGCCTTCCTGGAGAGGGCCCGGGGGGTGCAGACCTTCCTGAGGACCCTTCCCGGCTTCGTGGAAGGCCACCTTTACGAAAGGACCCAGGGAGAGGCCAGCGATTTCGTCACCACCGCCGTGTGGCGGGATGAGGCGGCCTATCGCAATGCGCGGGACCAGGCCGCCCAGGAGTTCGAACGCCAAGGGTTGGACCCCGCCGAGTTCCGGGAAAAGAACCACATCACCGCCCGCAGGGGCCTTTTTCAACGGTCGTCTTACTGA
- a CDS encoding HlyD family secretion protein, with protein sequence MTKMTSQAPGTGNGKKTMILRALGAVALVIAAYFIWKNYKYEGTDDAYVQAHTVLLAPRVGGKVTQVMVRENEKVKAGQPLAALDNQDYSTAYNQALADQASIQAELVQAQQDYQRMQKLYEEEAISKQQLDASLARYRNLSSRLKADQSKIDQAKLNLSYTQIVAPEDGTIAKKSVEPGQVVPAGQALFGFVASGERWVVANYKETQIARIKPGQKATVEVDAIAGKTFEGEVESLGSATGSTFTLLPPDNSTGNFTKVVQRLPVRIKFVHLTEQDVDRLAAGLSAVVSIRVH encoded by the coding sequence ATGACTAAGATGACATCCCAAGCCCCGGGAACGGGCAATGGAAAGAAGACGATGATCCTGCGGGCCCTCGGGGCCGTCGCCCTGGTGATCGCGGCTTATTTCATCTGGAAGAACTACAAGTACGAAGGGACCGATGACGCCTATGTGCAGGCCCATACGGTCCTGTTGGCGCCCCGGGTCGGCGGCAAGGTCACCCAGGTGATGGTGCGGGAGAACGAGAAGGTGAAGGCGGGCCAGCCCCTGGCGGCCCTGGACAACCAGGACTACTCCACGGCCTACAACCAGGCCCTGGCGGACCAGGCCTCCATCCAGGCCGAACTGGTCCAGGCCCAACAGGACTACCAGCGCATGCAGAAGCTCTACGAGGAGGAGGCGATCTCCAAGCAGCAATTGGACGCCTCCCTGGCGCGCTACCGGAACCTGTCCTCACGCCTGAAGGCGGACCAGTCCAAGATCGACCAGGCCAAGCTCAATTTGAGCTACACCCAGATCGTGGCCCCGGAGGACGGGACCATCGCCAAGAAGTCGGTGGAGCCCGGCCAGGTGGTCCCGGCGGGGCAGGCCCTCTTCGGGTTCGTCGCTTCCGGGGAACGCTGGGTGGTGGCCAACTACAAGGAGACCCAGATCGCCCGCATCAAGCCAGGCCAGAAGGCCACGGTGGAAGTGGACGCCATCGCGGGGAAGACCTTCGAGGGCGAGGTGGAAAGCCTGGGGTCGGCCACCGGCTCCACCTTCACGCTGCTCCCCCCGGACAATTCGACCGGGAACTTCACCAAGGTGGTGCAACGCCTGCCGGTGCGCATCAAGTTCGTCCACTTGACCGAACAGGACGTCGACCGGTTGGCCGCCGGGCTTTCGGCGGTCGTGTCCATCCGGGTGCATTGA
- a CDS encoding TolC family protein — translation MKDHWKISAAVALLALATIGAGGARAQDASVTAAGGLTLEAAEQEALGESPDYRKALAQEREAGWGQLDALSSGFLPKLSIEGQHFFNQELFNGSLDNYTALSVQFPGSPSAITFPGIYPETSLTLSARLPIFDGFKNLHQMDAADRRHEAAALMSDQALLRLKEGVRLAYFKALASQLLSDMADQNVKTFDEHLRIVKDQLDNGQATKYDRLRVEVQLSEAQSGQIEAHDNLVLARMALARAMGLAKDERPLTGTLPVVNGDQVLKALPDHYEEGTELKAARLESVRAEDLGASADSFWFPQLSLFGQYQWYNTPGYILGNLDFNDYTSFQTDYFVGASLKWDILDGGLSLAKANEAHERAEQAKSDYRAAQLQAPYDFDLWKRRLISNVSLYQAKLTDVDKAKESVRLATVGFKAGTKTTTDLLDAELEEYRASAGLVQAQLNAWEALINLELVTGKRWSHD, via the coding sequence ATGAAAGACCATTGGAAAATATCAGCGGCCGTGGCCCTGCTCGCGTTAGCCACGATCGGCGCGGGCGGCGCCCGGGCCCAGGACGCGTCCGTTACGGCCGCCGGGGGGTTGACCCTGGAGGCCGCCGAGCAGGAGGCCCTGGGGGAGTCGCCCGACTACCGGAAGGCGCTGGCCCAGGAACGGGAGGCCGGATGGGGGCAATTGGACGCCCTCTCCTCGGGGTTCCTCCCCAAGCTTTCCATCGAAGGGCAGCATTTCTTCAACCAGGAGCTCTTCAACGGGAGCCTGGACAATTACACGGCCCTGAGCGTGCAGTTCCCGGGGTCGCCGAGCGCCATCACCTTCCCCGGCATCTACCCGGAGACCAGCCTGACCCTGTCGGCCAGGCTTCCGATCTTCGACGGGTTCAAGAATCTCCACCAAATGGATGCGGCCGACCGCCGTCACGAGGCCGCGGCCCTGATGTCCGATCAAGCCTTGCTCCGCCTGAAGGAGGGCGTGCGGCTGGCCTATTTCAAGGCGCTGGCCTCCCAACTCCTTTCCGACATGGCCGACCAGAACGTGAAGACCTTCGACGAGCACCTGCGCATCGTGAAGGACCAGCTGGACAACGGCCAGGCCACCAAGTACGACCGCCTGCGGGTGGAGGTCCAGCTCTCCGAGGCCCAGTCAGGGCAGATCGAGGCTCACGACAACCTGGTGCTGGCCCGCATGGCCCTGGCCCGCGCCATGGGCCTGGCCAAGGACGAACGTCCCCTGACCGGGACCCTGCCGGTGGTGAATGGTGACCAGGTCCTCAAGGCGTTGCCGGACCACTATGAGGAGGGGACGGAACTCAAGGCGGCCCGGCTGGAATCGGTCCGGGCGGAGGATCTGGGCGCGTCGGCCGATTCCTTCTGGTTCCCCCAACTGTCCCTCTTCGGCCAATACCAGTGGTACAACACGCCCGGCTACATCCTCGGGAACCTGGATTTCAACGATTACACCTCCTTCCAGACCGACTACTTCGTCGGGGCTTCCCTCAAGTGGGACATCCTGGACGGGGGCCTTTCCCTCGCCAAGGCCAACGAGGCGCACGAGCGGGCCGAACAGGCGAAGAGCGACTACCGCGCGGCGCAACTGCAGGCGCCCTACGACTTCGACCTTTGGAAAAGGCGCCTGATCTCGAACGTTTCCCTCTACCAGGCGAAATTGACGGATGTGGACAAGGCCAAGGAGAGCGTGCGGTTGGCCACGGTGGGGTTCAAGGCGGGGACCAAGACCACCACCGACCTGTTGGACGCCGAGCTGGAGGAATACCGCGCCTCCGCCGGATTGGTGCAGGCCCAATTGAACGCCTGGGAAGCCTTGATCAACCTAGAGCTGGTGACCGGAAAGAGGTGGAGCCATGACTAA
- a CDS encoding MarR family transcriptional regulator, giving the protein MTPAMKKTWNDGPARVPDSMLERMGFLLNRSTQKMNEIALRTLEPLGLMGKHLGVLLTLKEKGPIPQQEIGNCIHVDRTTMVQIVDDLERLGLVERKDNPEDRRAYSLSVTAKGRETLTKGLHLVSSAEKEFFADLPSKDQKELVRILKHLVLSHYYPQKA; this is encoded by the coding sequence ATGACCCCCGCGATGAAAAAGACCTGGAACGACGGACCCGCCCGGGTGCCCGATTCCATGTTGGAACGCATGGGGTTCCTCCTGAACCGGTCCACCCAAAAAATGAACGAGATCGCCCTCAGGACCCTGGAGCCCCTGGGGCTCATGGGCAAGCACCTGGGCGTGCTGCTCACGCTCAAGGAAAAAGGCCCCATTCCCCAGCAGGAGATCGGCAACTGCATCCACGTGGACCGCACCACCATGGTGCAGATCGTGGACGACCTGGAGCGCCTCGGCCTGGTGGAGCGAAAGGACAACCCGGAGGACCGCCGGGCCTATTCGCTTTCCGTGACCGCCAAGGGCAGGGAGACCCTCACCAAGGGCCTTCACCTGGTCTCCAGCGCCGAGAAGGAGTTCTTCGCCGACCTTCCTTCGAAGGACCAGAAGGAACTGGTACGGATCCTCAAGCACCTGGTCCTCTCCCACTACTATCCACAAAAGGCGTGA
- a CDS encoding NCS2 family permease, whose amino-acid sequence MPKFLADLKTRWATLVFPFLSPGTSKIKALPWFTRGDLDGFFGLFIDNLLQLMLIGYLCKALCGFPSDLVTGQVLPGAALSILLGNLFYAWQARRVALKAGRPDTTALPFGINTPSLIAFILLIMAPIYRETGSYKLAWQAGLFACFLNGVMETGGAFVGDWLRRNTPRAALLCALAGVAITFIAMDFIFQIFANPAVGLIPTFLILISYSSRIKWPFALPGGFLAVLVGTLLYWPLHSLAPNLVTATLSSDPILWSVYPPKPVPTDLFALVFNANGWKYLAVIIPMGLFNVIGSLLNLESAEAAGDRYPTKPSLLWNGFATFLAAFLGSPFPTTIYIGHPGWKALGARHGYSILNGFFITLLCLTGGVSFFLMLIPKECILGILLWVAIIITAQAFMEIPKEHSLAVAFGLIPTLAAYFIYLIESTLRSAGSPLTVAMADKLTADNLYVRGIIILSQGSLLTSMIFAAVMVFLIEKKFLKAAQWVLAASVFSFIGLIHAYRLTDSGVQDGFGITWSPRFGLLYLILAGFLFLIHFHQKSNAKSSRRGKKKAAKKDEFSSPPTSKVGYL is encoded by the coding sequence ATGCCTAAGTTCCTGGCCGACCTAAAAACCCGTTGGGCCACCCTGGTCTTTCCCTTCCTCTCACCCGGGACCTCCAAGATCAAGGCCCTCCCCTGGTTCACCCGGGGCGACTTGGACGGCTTTTTCGGCCTTTTCATCGACAATCTCCTGCAATTGATGCTGATCGGCTATCTCTGCAAGGCCCTCTGCGGTTTCCCCAGCGACCTGGTGACCGGCCAGGTCCTCCCGGGCGCGGCCCTTTCCATCCTATTAGGCAACCTTTTCTACGCCTGGCAGGCCCGGCGGGTGGCCCTCAAGGCCGGCCGTCCCGACACCACCGCCCTTCCCTTCGGCATCAATACCCCCAGCCTGATCGCCTTCATCCTGCTCATCATGGCGCCCATCTACCGGGAGACCGGCAGCTACAAGCTGGCCTGGCAGGCCGGGCTCTTCGCCTGCTTCCTGAACGGCGTCATGGAGACCGGTGGGGCCTTCGTGGGCGACTGGCTCCGCCGCAACACCCCACGGGCGGCCCTGCTCTGCGCGCTGGCCGGAGTGGCCATCACCTTCATCGCCATGGACTTCATCTTCCAGATCTTCGCCAACCCGGCGGTGGGGCTCATCCCCACTTTCCTCATCCTCATCTCCTACTCCTCGCGCATCAAATGGCCCTTCGCCTTGCCCGGAGGTTTCCTGGCGGTGCTGGTCGGGACCCTCCTCTATTGGCCCCTCCATTCGCTGGCGCCCAACCTGGTGACCGCCACCCTCTCCTCCGATCCCATCCTCTGGTCGGTCTATCCTCCCAAGCCCGTGCCGACGGACCTTTTCGCCCTGGTCTTCAACGCCAACGGCTGGAAATACCTGGCCGTCATCATCCCCATGGGGCTTTTCAATGTGATCGGGTCGCTGTTGAACCTCGAAAGCGCCGAGGCCGCCGGGGACCGTTACCCGACCAAGCCTTCCCTGCTCTGGAACGGCTTCGCCACTTTCCTGGCGGCCTTCCTGGGAAGCCCCTTCCCGACCACCATCTACATCGGCCACCCGGGCTGGAAAGCCCTTGGGGCCCGGCACGGTTATTCCATCCTGAACGGTTTCTTCATCACCCTGCTTTGCCTCACCGGCGGCGTCTCCTTCTTCCTGATGCTCATCCCCAAGGAATGCATCCTGGGCATCCTGCTTTGGGTGGCCATCATCATCACCGCCCAGGCCTTCATGGAGATCCCCAAGGAACATTCCCTGGCGGTGGCCTTCGGCCTCATCCCCACCCTGGCGGCTTATTTCATCTATCTCATCGAGTCCACCCTGCGGTCCGCCGGGTCGCCCTTGACGGTGGCCATGGCCGATAAGCTCACCGCCGACAACCTCTATGTGCGGGGCATCATCATCCTCAGCCAGGGATCGCTCCTGACCTCCATGATCTTCGCGGCCGTGATGGTGTTCCTCATCGAGAAGAAGTTCCTGAAGGCCGCCCAATGGGTCCTGGCCGCGTCCGTTTTCTCCTTCATCGGCCTCATCCACGCCTACCGCCTGACCGATAGCGGCGTGCAGGACGGTTTCGGGATCACCTGGTCGCCCCGCTTCGGCCTGCTCTACTTGATCCTGGCCGGGTTCCTCTTCCTGATCCACTTCCACCAGAAATCCAACGCCAAATCCTCCCGCCGGGGCAAGAAGAAGGCCGCCAAGAAGGACGAGTTCTCCTCCCCTCCCACCAGCAAGGTCGGATACCTTTAA
- a CDS encoding YetF domain-containing protein, with amino-acid sequence MEHLWVPEISVWEKVLRSGVVYLFLLFAFRLTGKRQMAQLTPFDLVVVLLISNVLQNAIIGNDNSLGGGILGAATILGLNFAAAELTYRFKAARRLLEGGPTVLIHNGKVLKEQLGKEKLTLEDLEAACRKNGVRDLKKVRFAVLEENGQISVIPQ; translated from the coding sequence ATGGAACACCTGTGGGTGCCTGAAATATCGGTCTGGGAGAAGGTACTGCGTTCGGGGGTGGTCTATCTTTTCCTTCTCTTCGCTTTCCGGCTCACGGGCAAACGCCAAATGGCCCAGCTCACGCCCTTCGACCTGGTGGTGGTCCTGCTCATCTCCAACGTGCTCCAGAACGCCATCATCGGCAACGACAACTCCCTCGGGGGCGGCATCCTGGGGGCGGCCACCATCCTGGGCCTCAACTTCGCCGCGGCCGAATTGACCTATCGCTTCAAGGCGGCCCGGCGGCTGTTGGAAGGCGGGCCGACGGTGCTGATCCATAACGGGAAGGTGCTCAAGGAACAATTGGGGAAGGAAAAGCTCACTCTGGAGGACCTGGAGGCGGCCTGCCGCAAGAACGGGGTCCGGGACCTGAAGAAGGTCCGTTTCGCGGTGCTGGAGGAGAACGGCCAGATCAGCGTGATCCCTCAATAA
- a CDS encoding rhomboid family intramembrane serine protease yields the protein MTSCPACGQPLARKQSEFGVFWGCEGCGAWLIGLPILRRTLDPGFYARLWQSVLNIQAGTEKLCPGCSKPMNQVSVGTPEAPIDPYVCKSCNLAFLSAEERAHLPVRFAPEPAKPEPEKPKDVLPPEAAQLLAIHQAEVMAENARRENQFDASHLPLWQKFVAAFGFPVEDSWEVAHAFPWVTFLVVLATSATSLYFFTDFKASVEAYGFVPTEYDRSGYLTFLTCFLVHGNALHLIGNMYFLFTFGRGVEDRIGALGFLALLVLATLGGSLFTLCFSPDSDIPNIGASGGIAGVLIFYGFAFPKRRLVVKMSVPMFTTGQLIRLPAWVVLGIWVGLQVLGIFNQRGSGISYSGHLGGLLAGLVFWSAWKWKNKEVPRTVQA from the coding sequence ATGACCTCCTGCCCGGCATGCGGCCAACCCCTCGCGCGCAAGCAAAGCGAGTTCGGTGTCTTTTGGGGTTGTGAGGGTTGCGGGGCCTGGTTGATCGGCCTTCCCATCCTCCGGCGCACCCTGGACCCGGGATTCTACGCCCGCCTTTGGCAGTCGGTCCTGAACATCCAAGCGGGGACCGAAAAGCTCTGCCCCGGCTGCTCCAAACCCATGAACCAAGTCTCGGTCGGAACGCCCGAGGCTCCCATCGACCCTTACGTCTGCAAAAGCTGCAATCTCGCTTTTCTTTCCGCGGAGGAAAGGGCCCATCTCCCCGTCCGGTTCGCGCCCGAACCGGCCAAGCCTGAGCCCGAGAAACCCAAGGATGTCCTCCCCCCGGAGGCGGCCCAACTCCTTGCCATCCACCAGGCGGAAGTGATGGCCGAGAACGCGCGCCGCGAGAACCAATTCGACGCCAGCCATCTCCCCTTGTGGCAGAAATTCGTGGCCGCCTTCGGGTTCCCGGTGGAGGACTCCTGGGAGGTCGCCCACGCCTTCCCTTGGGTGACCTTCCTGGTGGTGCTGGCCACCAGCGCCACCAGCCTTTATTTCTTCACGGACTTCAAAGCCTCGGTGGAGGCCTATGGGTTCGTCCCGACCGAATATGACCGCTCAGGATATCTCACATTCCTGACCTGCTTCCTGGTCCATGGCAACGCGCTGCACTTGATCGGCAATATGTATTTTCTTTTCACTTTCGGGCGGGGGGTGGAAGACCGGATCGGCGCCCTGGGGTTCCTGGCCCTGCTGGTCCTGGCCACCCTGGGAGGCTCCCTTTTCACCCTTTGTTTCAGCCCGGATTCGGACATCCCCAACATCGGCGCCAGCGGGGGGATCGCGGGGGTGCTGATCTTCTACGGGTTCGCCTTTCCCAAACGGCGGCTGGTGGTCAAGATGTCCGTCCCCATGTTCACGACGGGCCAATTGATCCGGTTGCCCGCTTGGGTGGTCCTGGGCATCTGGGTCGGGCTCCAGGTCCTGGGGATCTTCAATCAGCGGGGAAGCGGCATCTCCTATTCGGGGCACCTGGGCGGCTTGCTGGCGGGCCTTGTTTTCTGGTCGGCCTGGAAGTGGAAGAACAAAGAGGTGCCCCGGACGGTGCAAGCGTAG
- a CDS encoding RidA family protein produces MTRENISTGSKWEPILGYSRAVKVGNTIHVSGTTGAGADGKFEADPYVQTQNALKTIGEALAKAGASFKDVVRTRLYVTKIADWEKYGRAHGEVFGEIRPAMAIVEVSKLIDPAMLVEIEADAIIG; encoded by the coding sequence ATGACACGCGAGAACATCAGCACCGGCTCCAAGTGGGAACCCATCCTGGGCTATTCCCGGGCCGTGAAGGTCGGTAACACCATCCACGTCTCCGGCACGACGGGCGCCGGGGCGGACGGGAAGTTCGAGGCCGACCCCTACGTCCAGACCCAGAACGCCCTCAAGACCATCGGGGAGGCCTTGGCCAAGGCCGGCGCTTCCTTTAAGGATGTGGTGCGCACCCGGCTTTATGTCACCAAGATCGCCGACTGGGAGAAGTACGGCCGCGCCCACGGCGAGGTCTTCGGCGAGATCCGTCCCGCCATGGCCATCGTGGAGGTCTCCAAGCTCATCGACCCGGCCATGCTGGTGGAGATCGAGGCGGACGCCATCATCGGCTGA
- a CDS encoding SEC-C metal-binding domain-containing protein yields the protein MADQDWQSRIKTGRNDDCPCGSGKKYKKCHMEADQKAQSEALAKANAEAAKNVKADEHDQDHDRPGHDRPGHGHGHNYGSSHGPKPGSPVVHQVSAPRKAGGGS from the coding sequence ATGGCCGACCAAGACTGGCAGTCCCGCATCAAGACCGGGCGCAACGACGATTGTCCCTGCGGTTCCGGCAAGAAATACAAGAAGTGCCACATGGAAGCCGACCAGAAGGCCCAGAGCGAGGCCCTGGCCAAGGCCAACGCCGAGGCGGCCAAGAACGTGAAGGCCGATGAGCACGATCAGGACCATGACCGCCCCGGCCACGATCGCCCCGGCCATGGCCACGGCCACAACTATGGCAGCAGCCACGGCCCCAAGCCGGGATCCCCGGTGGTGCATCAGGTGAGCGCCCCCCGCAAGGCCGGCGGCGGCTCCTAA
- a CDS encoding ATP-binding cassette domain-containing protein, whose product MISAKEVTLRFGKKTLFDKVTVKFNPGYCYGLIGANGAGKSTFMKILSGQIKPDEGEIAVDRGVKVAVLKQDQYAYDEFSVLDTVLMGREDLWKIQQEKDALYAKPEMTHDEGIRAAELENQFGDMDGYTITAGAGELLEGLGVETAKHDWKMKQLTGGWKVRVLLAQVLYAKPDVLLLDEPTNNLDIRTIDWLEEYLNGYEGTIIVISHDRHFLNHICTHIADVDREKVTVYSGNYDFFTQASKQALDSKMSENARKEKQIAELKAFVARFSANASKSAQATSRARLLEKIELETIIPSTRQYPRLFFKEKQPAGKDILNVKSISKSYGDLKVLKKISFIVGNGDKIAIIGPNGIGKTTLIKCLVGSYQSEGSTLAQWGLKIDEGQIAWGSTVKLSSMPQDVKEELTKDMTALEWLRQFAPLEEGQVIRGMLGRMLFTGEEQDKNVKVLSGGECQRMVLSRLMLEGGNVLILDEPTNHMDLESIESLSTALSEYTGTVIFSSHDQDLIGKVANRIFELKPDGTYTDFKGSYAEYEEWTAAEAKRAKEAAKSGSKK is encoded by the coding sequence ATGATCTCCGCTAAAGAAGTCACCCTCCGCTTCGGCAAGAAGACCCTGTTCGACAAGGTCACCGTCAAGTTCAATCCGGGTTATTGCTACGGCCTCATCGGGGCCAACGGGGCGGGCAAATCCACCTTCATGAAGATCCTTTCCGGCCAGATCAAGCCCGACGAGGGCGAGATCGCCGTGGACCGAGGGGTCAAGGTGGCCGTCCTCAAGCAGGACCAATATGCCTATGACGAGTTCTCGGTGCTGGACACCGTCCTCATGGGACGGGAGGACCTCTGGAAGATCCAGCAGGAGAAGGACGCCCTCTACGCCAAGCCGGAGATGACCCACGACGAGGGGATCCGGGCGGCCGAGCTGGAGAACCAGTTCGGCGACATGGACGGCTACACCATCACCGCGGGCGCGGGCGAACTGCTGGAAGGGCTCGGGGTCGAGACCGCCAAGCACGACTGGAAGATGAAGCAGCTCACCGGGGGCTGGAAGGTGCGGGTGCTCCTGGCCCAGGTGCTCTACGCCAAGCCCGATGTGCTTCTGCTCGACGAGCCCACCAACAACCTGGACATCCGCACCATCGATTGGCTGGAAGAGTACCTCAACGGCTATGAAGGCACCATCATCGTTATTTCCCACGACCGCCACTTCCTCAACCATATCTGCACCCATATCGCCGACGTGGACCGGGAAAAGGTCACGGTCTATTCGGGCAACTATGATTTCTTCACCCAGGCCTCCAAACAGGCGCTCGACAGCAAGATGAGCGAGAACGCCCGCAAGGAAAAACAGATCGCCGAGCTCAAGGCCTTCGTCGCCCGGTTCTCGGCGAACGCCTCCAAGAGCGCCCAGGCCACCAGCCGCGCACGATTGTTGGAGAAGATCGAGCTGGAGACCATCATCCCCTCCACCCGCCAATACCCCCGGCTCTTCTTCAAGGAGAAACAACCCGCGGGCAAGGACATCCTCAACGTCAAGAGCATCAGCAAATCCTACGGCGACCTGAAGGTCCTCAAGAAGATCAGCTTCATCGTGGGCAACGGCGACAAGATCGCCATCATCGGTCCCAACGGCATCGGGAAGACCACCCTTATCAAATGCCTGGTGGGCAGCTACCAGTCGGAAGGTTCGACGCTCGCCCAATGGGGGCTCAAGATCGACGAGGGCCAGATCGCCTGGGGTTCCACGGTGAAGCTCTCCTCCATGCCCCAGGACGTGAAGGAGGAACTCACCAAGGACATGACGGCCCTCGAGTGGCTTCGCCAGTTCGCGCCGCTGGAGGAGGGCCAGGTCATCCGGGGGATGCTGGGCCGCATGCTCTTCACCGGCGAGGAGCAGGACAAGAACGTGAAGGTGCTCTCCGGGGGAGAGTGCCAGCGCATGGTGCTGTCGCGCCTCATGCTGGAGGGGGGCAACGTGCTCATCCTCGATGAGCCCACCAACCACATGGACCTGGAGTCCATCGAATCCCTGTCCACCGCGCTTTCCGAATACACGGGCACGGTCATCTTCTCGTCCCACGACCAGGACCTCATCGGAAAGGTCGCCAACCGCATCTTCGAGCTCAAACCCGACGGCACCTATACCGATTTCAAGGGAAGCTACGCCGAATACGAGGAATGGACCGCCGCCGAGGCCAAACGGGCCAAGGAAGCGGCCAAGTCGGGCTCTAAAAAATAA